A single region of the Vicia villosa cultivar HV-30 ecotype Madison, WI linkage group LG4, Vvil1.0, whole genome shotgun sequence genome encodes:
- the LOC131597665 gene encoding replication protein A 70 kDa DNA-binding subunit E-like encodes MSRAAILIKDLVKGNQVWKMQIRVVDLWVVKEKTGQQHLECVIQDVKGDQIHVITRSRDFKEWIDQVKENETYSLYNGEPVVNDGPFKVCANPLKLLFNGGTTVTNVAFPEIPLHKYNFQPIENFLKGSIKHDMLYDVIGVLQDVLRTQVGGGGRKSCANITLRDIEGNVIEVVLWGDYCKQFLSYNTPGKMAGPTIIILTHAWCKPNTGLIKYLSKRFGENELSNAPDLSLSLTFDSSLQSSNKNWKSLDEVKSIRDIAALGKDSFATTIGTTKYFKASKFGLPYQVSIWFRSILYCSNT; translated from the exons ATGTCAAGGGCTGCCATACTTATCAAGGATTTGGTGAAAGGCAATCAAGTCTGGAAGATGCAAATAAGGGTTGTTGATTTGTGGGTTGTTAAGGAGAAAACAGGGCAACAACACCTTGAGTGTGTCATTCAGGATGTAAAG GGTGATCAGATTCACGTAATCACGAGAAGCCGAGACTTCAAAGAGTGGATTGATCAAGTCAAAGAAAATGAAACATATTCTCTTTACAATGGAGAGCCGGTTGTTAATGATGGACCCTTCAAAGTTTGTGCAAACCCACTCAAACTTCTATTCAATGGAGGGACTACCGTGACAAATGTGGCGTTTCCCGAAATACCGCTTCACAAATACAACTTTCAACCTATCGAAAACTTTCTCAAAGGAAGCATCAAGCATGATATGTTATACG ATGTCATAGGTGTTTTACAGGATGTGCTTCGGACGCAAGTGGGAGGAGGTGGTAGGAAGTCCTGCGCTAATATCACTTTGCGTGATATCGAAGGAAATGTTATAGAGGTTGTCTTATGGGGTGATTACTGCAAGCAATTCTTGAGCTACAATACCCCTGGAAAAATGGCTGGCCCTACTATTATCATCTTGACACATGCGTGGTGCAAGCCAAACACAggtttaatcaaatatttgtCTAAACG CTTTGGAGAAAATGAATTATCCAATGCTCCTGATCTTTCCCTGTCCTTAACCTTTGATTCATCCCTTCAATCCTCTAACAAGAATTGGAAGAGCCTCGACGAGGTCAAAAGCATCCGTGATATCGCTGCGTTAGGAAAG GATTCTTTCGCAACCACTATTGGTACTACCAAATATTTCAAAGCTTCAAAGTTTGGTCTTCCGTATCAAGTATCAATCTGGTTTCGATCAATTCTCTATTGTAGCAATACTTAA